A part of Periophthalmus magnuspinnatus isolate fPerMag1 chromosome 14, fPerMag1.2.pri, whole genome shotgun sequence genomic DNA contains:
- the LOC117381463 gene encoding palmitoyltransferase ZDHHC20-B-like gives MAPSHALRCCKRALNWVPVLFINLVIGWSYYAYVIELCVYTIPNNTERICYLVVFHICLIMFIWSYWKTIWVTPAEPSKAFSLPRVEKDQFEKEERAEVQQEILKKVVRNLPVYTRTAGGAVPYCNSCQVIKPDRCHHCSTCERCVLKMDHHCPWVNNCVGFSNYKFFILFLGYASLYCAVICATVMQYFIKFWKKLLPETHAKFHILFLFFVAALFFISIISLLSYHLWLVAKNRTTIEAFRAPVFTNGPDKNGFSLGFKRNVAEVFGDQAKYWFFPVFSSLGDGHSFVTRLVHIDPETANSILQQNGKSCSPVDGATNICQPANNVQHTLDNNKSGQADSVVIENEP, from the exons ATGGCGCCCTCTCACGCGCTGAGGTGCTGTAAACGGGCTTTAAACTGGGTACCTGTCCTGTTTATTAACCTGGTCATCGGCTGGTCTTATTACGCCTATGTTATAGAGCTGTGTGTCT ATACAATCCCAAATAATACAGAGAGAA TCTGTTATTTGGTCGTCTTCCATATTTGCCTTATCATGTTCATCTGGTCATACTGGAAAACCATTTGGGTAACACCAGCTGAACCGTCCAAAGCA TTTAGTTTGCCCAGAGTAGAGAAAGACCAGTTTGAAAAAGAGGAAAGAGCAGAAGTACAACAGGAGATTTTGAAGAAAGTGGTTAGAAATTTACCTGTGTACACCCGCACTGCAGGAGGAG CTGTTCCATACTGTAATTCTTGTCAAGTAATCAAACCTGATCGCTGCCATCACTGCTCCACATGCGAGAG ATGTGTGCTGAAAATGGACCATCACTGCCCCTG GGTCAATAATTGTGTCGGATTCTCAAACTACAAATTCTTCATTCTATTTCTGGGCTATGCTTCACTTTACTGCGCTGTCATTTGTGCCACAGTAATGCAGTATTTTATCAAATTCTGGAAG AAACTGCTTCCTGAAACTCACGCCAAGTTCCACATCTTATTCCTGTTCTTTGTGGCGGCTTTGTTTTTCATCAGCATCATTTCACTGCTCAGCTATCACCTATGGCTCGTGGCGAAGAACCGGACAACTATAG AGGCTTTCAGGGCCCCTGTCTTCACCAATGGACCAGACAAAAATGGCTTCTCTTTAGGCTTCAAAAGAAATGTTGCTGAGGTCTTTGGCGATCAAGCAAAGTACTGGTTCTTCCCTGTTTTCTCCAG CCTTGGAGATGGACATTCATTTGTTACCAGGTTGGTTCATATAGATCCTGAGACTGCAAACAGCATTCTTCAGCAAAATGGAAAGAG ttgcagccctgtgGATGGTGCAACAAACATCTGTCAGCCTGCAAATAATGTACAACATACACTGGACAATAACAaatcag gACAAGCAGACTCTGTGGTGATAGAGAATGAGCCATA G
- the pcyt1bb gene encoding phosphate cytidylyltransferase 1B, choline b — MAGRRRGRNNNSHQQQQAAQNQRKVPRKALREPAPFAKPTDSEAETSTEKLTVAQARRGTPAHRPVRVYADGIFDLFHSGHARALMQAKNLFPNTHLIVGVCSDELTHKYKGFTVMSEDERYDALTHCRYVDEVVRDAPWTLTTDFLKLHKIDFVAHDDIPYTSAGSEDVYKHIKEAGMFVATQRTEGISTSDLITRIVRNYDIYARRNLQRGYTARELNVGFINENKYRLQDQVDKVKETVRTVEEKSKSFVYKVEEKSHDLIHKWEEKSREFIGNFLELFGPDGAWHAIQERSGRMLQALSPYSSPRGSPSSSPTRRRSISPDSSSLSLSPSTSLSPPSSPSASSQKRGSRSSVKSTSTYARHVQ, encoded by the exons ATGGCAGGGAGGAGACGAGGCCGAAATAACAACAGCCATCAGCAGCAACAGGCCGCTCAAAACCAGAGGAAAGTCCCACGAAAG GCACTGAGAGAACCAGCTCCTTTTGCAAAGCCTACAGATTCTGAAGCTGAGACTTCCACAGAAAAACTGACTGTTGCCCAAGCGCGAAGGGGAACTCCAG CACATCGTCCTGTTCGGGTTTATGCTGATGGCATCTTTGACCTCTTTCATTCGGGACATGCTCGAGCCCTGATGCAGGCAAAGAATTTGTTTCCCAACACCCACCTGATAGTCGGAG TTTGCAGCGATGAACTCACCCACAAATATAAAGGGTTTACTGTGATGTCAGAAGATGAGCGGTATGACGCTCTCACACACTGCCGGTATGTGGATGAAGTTGTCCGGGATGCTCCCTGGACCCTCACCACTGACTTCCTCAAATTACATAAG ATTGACTTTGTCGCCCATGATGACATCCCCTACACCTCTGCTGGATCTGAAGATGTGTATAAGCACATCAAGGAGGCAG GAATGTTTGTGGCCACTCAGCGAACAGAGGGCATCTCCACATCTGATCTCATCACGAGGATAGTTCGAAATTATGACATATATGCCCGACGTAACCTGCAAAGAGGCTATACAGCAAGAGAACTCAATGTTGGCTTCATTAAT GAGAATAAATATCGACTTCAGGACCAGGTGGACAAAGTAAAAGAGACGGTCCGCACTGTGGAAGAGAAGTCCAAAAGCTTTGTGTACAAAGTGGAGGAGAAGAGCCATGATCTGATTCACAAGTGGGAAGAAAAATCAAGGGAATTCATTGGCAACTTTCTGGAGCTTTTTGGTCCAGATGGAGCTTGG caTGCTATCCAGGAGAGGAGTGGGCGGATGCTGCAAGCGCTCTCACCTTACTCGTCGCCGCGGGGATCTCCCAGCAGCAGTCCCACCAGACGACGCTCCATTtctccagactcctcctccctgtCACTGTCTCCTTCCACTTCTCTCAGTCCACCTTCCTCTCCATCAGCATCCTCTCAGAAAAGAGGCTCTAGATCTTCTGTTAAATCCACCTCCACTTATGCCAGACATGTACAATAA